In one window of Oryza sativa Japonica Group chromosome 9, ASM3414082v1 DNA:
- the LOC9267361 gene encoding CASP-like protein 4A1 yields the protein MENAFKSLSSSAKSPSFMASNKHYHGVVNHQPPFPQPPATPPQPPLLPLPARPHAPPPQQHAAWPAPQRSKKPSHATATAAAAAAALGPKKTAPVPIPVQAAPSKKRAAAASQQEAAEWTTTTDSLYSVSPPPSCVPMPTSLLVGAAAGRKAATACAVEVAGGGGVDVGATDELRRLLRL from the coding sequence ATGGAGAACGCCTTTAAATCGTTGAGCTCTTCGGCAAAATCGCCATCGTTCATGGCTTCCAACAAGCACTATCACGGCGTCGTCAACCACCAGCCTCCGTTCCCACaaccgccggcgacgccaccgCAGCCTCCGCTCCTGCCGCTGCCGGCGCGCCCCCatgccccgccgccgcagcagcacgCCGCCTGGCCGGCGCCACAACGTTCCAAGAAACCAagccacgccaccgccaccgccgccgccgccgccgcggcgctgggCCCCAAGAAGACGGCGCCGGTGCCCATCCCTGTACAGGCGGCGCCGTCGAagaagagggcggcggcggcgagccagcAAGAGGCGGCGgaatggacgacgacgacggactcGCTGTactcggtgtcgccgccgccgagctgcgTTCCGATGCCGACGTCCCTGCTGGTCGGTGCAGCGGCcgggaggaaggcggcgaccGCGTGCGCcgtggaggtggccggcggtggcggcgtggacgTCGGAGCgaccgacgagctccggcggctACTCCGGCTCTAG
- the LOC4347717 gene encoding 3-dehydroquinate synthase, chloroplastic → MAAAASSSLLAAASSSSRAAAVSARRAPSASPAAAASLPSPSRASCAPPLRASAARTLRSRVVASAAPAMQPPPASRVSTVVDVDLGDRSYPIYIGAGLLDEPDLLQRHVHGKRVLVVTNTTVAPLYLEKVTWALTHNNPNVSVESVILPDGEKYKDMGTLMKVFDKAVESRLDRRCTFVALGGGVIGDMCGFAAAAFLRGVNFIQIPTTLMAQVDSSVGGKTGINHPLGKNLIGAFYQPQCVLIDTETLNTLPDRELASGIAEVVKYGLIRDAPFFEWQEKNMPALLAREPSALAYAIKRSCENKAEVVAQDEKESGLRATLNLGHTFGHAIETGTGYGAWLHGEAVAAGTVMAADMSHRLGWIDESIKKRAIDILEKAKLPITPPEAMTVEKFKSIMAVDKKVADGLLRLILLKGPLGSCVFTGDYDRNALDETLRAFCDC, encoded by the exons atggcggccgccgcctcctcctctctgctcgccgccgcctcgtcgtcctcccgcgCGGCGGCCGTGTccgcccgccgcgcccccaGCGCGAgtccggccgcggcggcctcccTCCCCTCGCCGTCTCGCGCCTCCTGcgctcctcccctccgcgcttCCGCAGCGAGGACCCTCCGCAGCCGTGTCGTCGCGAGCGCGGCCCCCGCtatgcagccgccgccggcgtcgagggTCTCCACGGTTGTCGACGTCGACCTCGGCGACCGGAGCTACCCGATCTACATCGGCGCAGGCCTTCTCGACGAGCCTGACCTGCTGCAGAG GCATGTTCATGGGAAGAGGGTTTTGGTGGTGACCAACACCACCGTCGCGCCGCTCTACCTGGAGAAGGTGACCTGGGCACTCACGCACAACAACCCGAATGTTTCTGTGGAGAGCGTGATCCTGCCCGACGGCGAGAAGTACAAGGACATG GGCACACTGATGAAGGTTTTCGACAAGGCAGTCGAGTCCCGGCTGGACCGGCGGTGCACGTTTGTTGCGTTGGGAGGTGGCGTTATTGGGGACATGTGCGGTTTTGCAGCTGCTGCGTTCCTGCGTGGTGTCAATTTCATACAGATTCCTACTACTCTGATGGCCCAG GTGGATTCATCTGTTGGAGGGAAGACCGGCATTAACCATCCATTGGGGAAGAACTTAATTGGGGCGTTCTACCAGCCACAGTGTGTACTGATAGACACCGAGACACTGAATACATTGCCTGACAGGGAACTGGCTTCAGGCATAGCTGAGGTGGTGAAGTATGGTCTCATAAGAGATGCACCGTTCTTTGAATGGCAAGAGAAAAACATGCCAGCATTATTAGCAAG AGAACCAAGTGCTCTGGCCTATGCTATTAAGAGATCGTGTGAAAACAAAGCTGAAGTGGTTGCTCAGGACGAGAAGGAAAGTGGTCTCCGAGCAACACTTAATCTCGGCCATACATTTGGCCAT GCTATAGAAACAGGAACTGGTTATGGAGCATGGCTCCATGGGGAGGCTGTTGCAGCTGGAACA GTTATGGCAGCTGACATGTCTCACCGCCTGGGTTGGATAGACGAGTCAATCAAGAAACGGGCAATTGACATACTAGAGAAAGCGAAGCTTCCAATTACACCTCCAGAGGCCATGACAGTGGAGAAGTTCAAAAGTATTATGGCC GTTGATAAGAAGGTTGCTGATGGATTGCTGAGGCTCATCCTCCTGAAAGGACCTCTGGGAAGCTGTGTTTTCACTGGCGATTACGACAGGAATGCCCTCGACGAAACCCTCCGTGCATTCTGCGACTGCTGA
- the LOC4347718 gene encoding beta-galactosidase 12-like — translation MAARVAAAVAAALLAAALLLPGAAAEWTLTKKGTVVSYDERSLMIDGKRDLFFSGAIHYPRSPPEMWDKLVKTAKMGGLNTIETYVFWNGHEPEPGKYYFEGRFDLIRFLNVIKDNDMYAIVRIGPFIQAEWNHGGLPYWLREIGHIIFRANNEPFKREMEKFVRFIVQKLKDAEMFAPQGGPIILSQIENEYGNIKKDRKVEGDKYLEWAAEMAISTGIGVPWVMCKQSIAPGEVIPTCNGRHCGDTWTLLDKNKPRLWTENWTAQFRTFGDQLAQRSAEDIAYAVLRFFAKGGTLVNYYMYHGGTNFGRTGASYVLTGYYDEAPMDEYGMCKEPKFGHLRDLHNVIKSYHKAFLWGKQSFEILGHGYEAHNYELPEDKLCLSFLSNNNTGEDGTVVFRGEKFYVPSRSVSILADCKTVVYNTKRVFVQHSERSFHTTDETSKNNVWEMYSEAIPKFRKTKVRTKQPLEQYNQTKDTSDYLWYTTSFRLESDDLPFRRDIRPVIQIKSTAHAMIGFANDAFVGTGRGSKREKSFVFEKPMDLRVGINHIAMLSSSMGMKDSGGELVEVKGGIQDCVVQGLNTGTLDLQGNGWGHKARLEGEDKEIYTEKGMAQFQWKPAENDLPITWYKRYFDEPDGDDPIVVDMSSMSKGMIYVNGEGIGRYWTSFITLAGHPSQSVYHIPRAFLKPKGNLLIIFEEELGKPGGILIQTVRRDDICVFISEHNPAQIKTWESDGGQIKLIAEDTSTRGTLNCPPKRTIQEVVFASFGNPEGACGNFTAGTCHTPDAKAIVEKECLGKESCVLPVVNTVYGADINCPATTATLAVQVRCKVSGAQAA, via the exons ATGGCCGCCCGCGTcgcggccgcggtggcggcggcgctcctcgccgccgcgctgctcctcccgggcgccgcggcggagtgGACCCTCACGAAGAAGGGCACCGTCGTCTCCTACGACGAGCGCTCCCTCATGATCGACGGCAAGAGGgacctcttcttctccggcgccatCCACTACCCACGGAGCCCGCCCGAGATGTGGGATAAGCTCGTCAAGACGGCCAAGATGGGCGGCCTCAACACCATCGAGACGTACGTTTTCTGGAACGGCCACGAGCCCGAGCCCGGGAAG TACTATTTCGAAGGCAGATTCGACTTGATCAGGTTCCTCAACGTGATCAAGGATAACGATATGTACGCGATTGTGCGTATAGGGCCATTCATCCAGGCAGAATGGAACCATGG TGGTTTGCCTTATTGGCTTAGGGAGATCGGCCACATTATATTCAGGGCTAACAATGAACCTTTCAAG AGGGAGATGGAGAAGTTCGTGAGGTTTATAGTGCAAAAGTTGAAGGATGCGGAGATGTTTGCACCTCAAGGAGGACCCATCATTCTATCACAG ATTGAGAATGAGTACgggaatataaaaaaagatcGCAAAGTAGAGGGGGATAAATACCTGGAATGGGCAGCTGAAATGGCCATTAGCACAGGGATAGGAGTTCCTTGGGTTATGTGCAAGCAATCAATTGCTCCAGGAGAAGTG ATCCCTACCTGCAACGGAAGGCACTGTGGAGACACATGGACTCTACTCGATAAAAACAAGCCTCGTTTGTGGACTGAGAATTGGACTGCACA ATTCAGAACCTTTGGTGACCAGCTAGCTCAGCGTTCAGCTGAGGACATTGCATATGCTGTGTTACGTTTTTTTGCCAAGGGTGGGACGCTGGTAAACTACTATATG TATCATGGTGGAACAAATTTTGGGAGGACAGGTGCTTCATATGTGTTGACTGGATACTATGATGAAGCTCCTATGGATGAATACG GCATGTGCAAGGAGCCCAAATTTGGGCATCTGAGGGACCTGCACAATGTGATCAAGTCATACCATAAGGCTTTTCTCTGGGGGAAACAATCATTCGAGATATTGGGCCATGGGTATGAG GCACACAACTATGAGTTACCTGAAGATAAACTGTGCCTGTCTTTCCTCTCCAACAACAACACCGGGGAAGATGGAACAGTGGTATTCCGGGGGGAGAAGTTCTATGTGCCTAGCCGCTCTGTTTCCATCCTTGCAGATTGCAAGACTGTGGTCTACAATACAAAGAGG GTGTTTGTACAGCATAGTGAAAGATCATTCCATACTACTGACGAGACTAGTAAGAATAATGTGTGGGAGATGTACTCAGAGGCTATTCCGAAGTTCCGCAAAACCAAGGTCAGGACAAAGCAACCCCTGGAGCAATATAACCAGACAAAGGACACTAGTGACTATTTGTGGTACACCAcaag TTTTCGCTTGGAGTCTGATGATTTGCCCTTTAGACGCGATATTAGGCCTGTGATTCAGATCAAAAGCACTGCACATGCGATGATAGGATTTGCCAATGATGCCTTCGTAG GTACTGGGCGTGGAAGTAAGAGGGAGAAGAGCTTCGTGTTTGAAAAACCCATGGATCTGAGAGTAGGCATCAACCATATTGCGATGTTGTCGTCGTCGATGGGAATGAAG GACAGTGGTGGTGAACTTGTTGAAGTAAAGGGCGGCATTCAGGACTGCGTGGTACAGGGTCTCAACACAGGGACCTTGGACTTACAAGGAAATGGTTGGGGTCATAAG GCCAGGTTGGAAGGCGAGGACAAGGAGATTTACACAGAGAAAGGAATGGCCCAATTTCAGTGGAAGCCGGCAGAGAATGACCTGCCAATCACGTGGTACAAG AGATACTTTGATGAGCCAGACGGAGACGATCCCATTGTTGTTGACATGAGCTCTATGAGCAAGGGCATGATATATGTTAACGGAGAAGGCATTGGTCGCTACTGGACCTCATTCATAACTCTTGCCGGACACCCTTCTCAATCAGT ATATCACATTCCACGAGCGTTCTTGAAACCCAAGGGCAACCTCTTGATTATATTCGAGGAGGAGCTTGGCAAGCCAGGTGGCATCCTCATCCAGACGGTGAGGAGAGATGACATCTGCGTGTTCATCTCGGAGCACAACCCGGCACAGATCAAGACGTGGGAGTCGGACGGCGGCCAGATCAAGCTCATAGCCGAAGACACGAGCACCCGGGGCACCTTGAACTGCCCCCCGAAGAGGACCATCCAGGAGGTCGTCTTCGCCAGCTTCGGCAACCCGGAGGGCGCGTGCGGCAACTTCACTGCTGGCACCTGCCACACTCCTGATGCAAAGGCGATCGTTGAGAAG GAATGCCTCGGCAAGGAGTCGTGCGTGCTGCCGGTGGTAAACACGGTGTACGGCGCGGACATCAACTGCCCCGCGACGACGGCCACGCTGGCGGTGCAGGTGAGATGCAAGGTATCAGGGGCGCAGGCGGCTTAG
- the LOC4347720 gene encoding uncharacterized protein, protein MATAAAADDLDLLLSLDADGGEAVLETPPSSPRRDAATAAAFTPPRAVRPGGTDMSVFRDAVKDYLDATPAAVATSLPKGKRPPKSTETIVDAHSGLRIRSLTASPLEITNRFADIRFVRISAIRNLAGGDSFSGCWATAGVVLDKGAPRVSAQGKEYSIWKMGALDDADVSVFLFGDAHAHHSGAAVGAVFALFNGNVRMDNGGRGFSVSVASVGQMMKMGVSADFGICKGKRKDGMGCTMAINKRKGSYCKFHSSKSSQKYSTGRVELKGGNFKFASKLRSEGIYMVNPLERSNSRNPLQPVKVMSIDGLKRALSNADRVTAKSQSQGIRFLSHVTGNIESNLSSNGSTNPQTSRFSSNKRSTSCSTKSMPKPGLQKQEQDNKKMKMTCPPKKTIELDDVSSDDEISIVLRR, encoded by the exons atggcgaccgccgccgccgccgacgacctggacctcctcctctcccttgacgcggacggcggcgaggccgtccTCGAgacccctccctcctccccgcgccgcgacgccgccaccgccgcggccttcACCCCTCCCAGGGCGGTGCGCCCCGGCGGCACCGACATGTCCGTGTTCCGTGACGCCGTCAAGGACTACCTCGacgccacccccgccgccgtcgcaaccTCTCTCCCCAAGGGGAAGAGGCCCCCCAAGTCCACCGAGACCATCGTCGACGCCCACTCCGGCCTCCGCATCAGGAGCCTGACGGCGTCGCCGCTCGAGATCACCAACCGCTTCGCCGACATTCGGTTCGTCCGCATCTCCGCCATCAG GAACCTCGCCGGGGGCGACAGCTTCTCCGGCTGCTGGGCGACGGCGGGGGTGGTGCTCGACAAGGGCGCGCCGCGGGTGAGCGCGCAGGGGAAGGAGTACAGCATCTGGAAGATGGGCGcgctcgacgacgccgacgtGTCGGTGTTCCTCTTCGGGGACGCCCACGCGCACcactccggcgccgccgtcggcgccgtgttCGCGCTGTTCAACGGCAATGTCCGCATGGACAACGGG GGGAGAGGGTTCTCGGTGAGCGTCGCCTCCGTAGGGCAGATGATGAAGATGGGAGTCTCCGCGGATTTCGGGATCTGCAAGGGGAAGAGGAAAGATGGGATGGGCTGCACCATGGCCATAAACAA GCGTAAAGGATCATACTGCAAATTTCATTCATCG AAATCCTCACAGAAGTACTCTACTGGCAGGGTAGAGCTTAAGGGCGG AAACTTCAAATTTGCTTCAAAACTTCGTTCAGAAGGGATTTACATGGTCAATCCCCTAGAACGATCCAATTCAAGAAACCCATTACAACCAGTAAAAGTGATGTCAATAGATGGGTTAAAAAGGGCTTTGAG TAATGCAGATAGAGTGACTGCTAAGAGCCAGTCACAGGGTATAAGGTTCCTTTCCCATGTTACAG GTAATATAGAATCAAATTTGTCCAGCAATGGTTCCACCAATCCACAGACATCAAGGTTCAGCTCAAACAAAAG GTCCACATCTTGTAGCACCAAATCAATGCCCAAACCGGGATTACAAAAGCAAGAGCAAGATAACAAGAAAATGAAGATGACATGCCCTCCAAAGAAAACGATTGAGCTTGATGACGTCAGCTCGGACGATGAGATCAGTATAGTGCTAAGACGCTGA
- the LOC4347721 gene encoding SKP1-like protein 20: MAAEAETKAMITLRSCEGQVFEVAEAVAMESQTIRHMIEDKCADTGIPLPNVSAKILSKVIEYCSKHVEARGGAAAAADGDAPAPAAVEANKAVEDELKTFDAEFVKVDQSTLFDLILAANYLNIKGLLDLTCQTVADMIKGKTPEEIRKTFNIKNDFTPEEEEEVRRENQWAFE; the protein is encoded by the exons ATGGCGGCCGAGGCGGAGACGAAGGCGATGATCACCCTCCGCAGCTGCGAGGGCCAGGTGTTCGAGGTCGCGGAGGCCGTGGCCATGGAGTCCCAGACCATCCGCCACATGATCGAGGACAAGTGCGCCGACACCGGCATCCCGCTCCCCAACGTCTCCGCCAAGATCCTCTCCAAGGTAATCGAGTACTGCAGCAAGCACGTcgaggcgcgcggcggggcggccgccgccgccgacggcgacgcccccgcccccgccgccgtggaggccaACAAGGCCGTCGAGGACGAGCTCAAGACGTTCGACGCCGAGTTCGTCAAGGTCGACCAGTCCACCCTCTTCGATCTCATCCTG GCTGCAAACTACCTCAACATCAAGGGACTGCTGGATCTGACCTGCCAGACCGTGGCTGACATGATCAAGGGGAAGACACCAGAGGAGATCcgcaagaccttcaacatcaaGAATGACTTCACCcccgaggaagaagaggaggtgagGAGGGAGAACCAGTGGGCCTTCGAATga
- the LOC4347722 gene encoding uncharacterized protein encodes MAEGKKARREEELVEAALAAAAAALFVSGVKKLVPAVLVARWWPAAMLATAPSPVLFLLLNVIIASIVVVSVQPRRAAAASATAAAAAEHDAAKRCGEGAKKVKRRRSKRREESAEGSTLTTLAAVVPVAAADSCCMALAVVDDGADQTLPPTTSTAPETQQEEADGNAAAEEVNKRAEEFISAFRRHLRVDSFSSGSRRAGGARIEACF; translated from the coding sequence ATGGCGGAGGGGAAGaaggcgaggagggaggaggagctcgtggaggcggcgctggccgcggcggcggcggcgctgttcgTGTCGGGCGTCAAGAAGCTGGTGCCGGCCGTGCTCGTGGCGCGGTGGTGGCCCGCGGCGATGCTCGCCacggcgccgtcgcccgtcCTGTTCCTGCTTCTCAACGTCATCATCGCCTCCATCGTCGTCGTGTCCGTGCAGCcgaggcgtgcggcggcggcgtcggcgacggccgccgccgccgccgagcacgacGCCGCAAAACGGTGCGGGGAGGGCGCCAAGAaggtgaagaggaggaggagcaagagGCGGGAGGAGAGCGCCGAGGGGAGCACGTTGAcgacgctggcggcggtggtgcccgTCGCTGCCGCTGACAGCTGCTGCATGGCGCTGGCGGTGGTGGACGACGGGGCGGATCAGACGCTGccgccgacgacgtcgacggcgccggAGACGCAGCAGGAGGAAGCGGACGGgaatgcggcggcggaggaggtgaacAAGCGGGCGGAGGAGTTCATCTCGGCGTTCCGGCGCCACCTCAGGGTTGACTCCTTCTCGTCGGGAAgccggcgagccggcggcgccAGAATCGAAGCCTGCTTTTGA
- the LOC4347723 gene encoding acyl carrier protein 2, chloroplastic — MPPSAPLSPPVLFKKASPPSPSIPPPLHARCCSCSPARTLAAAGAMAAFTTTAAGSAVAFARPAKAINVSSVSFAGLRKNNVAFTLQPVTQRFAVLRAAKKETVEKVCDIVKKQLVLPEGTDVTGASKFTDLGADSLDTVEIVMGLEEAFKISVDESSAQSIATVEDAAELIDKIVSNAK; from the exons ATGCCCCCTTCCGCTCCGCTGTCCCCACCCGTCTTATTTAAGAAAGCCTCGCCACCCTCCCCCTCCATTCCACCTCCTCTCCACGcgcgctgctgctcctgctccccTGCAcgcacgctcgccgccgccggcgccatggccgccttcaccaccaccgccgccggatccgccgtcgccttcgcgcGGCCAGCCAAG GCAATCAATGTCAGTTCAGTCTCTTTCGCTGGTTTAAGGAAGAACAATGTGGCTTTCACTCTGCAGCCAGTGACACAAAGATTTGCAGTTCTCCGTGCT GCCAAAAAGGAAACAGTGGAGAAGGTTTGTGATATTGTAAAGAAGCAGCTTGTACTTCCTGAAGGCACTGACGTTACTGGTGCCTCTAAGTTCACCGATCTTGGTGCTGATTCCCTGGATACG GTTGAGATTGTTATGGGTCTTGAAGAGGCTTTCAAGATCAGTGTCGATGAATCAAGCGCGCAGTCAATTGCGACAGTGGAGGATGCTGCTGAGCTCATCGACAAGATTGTTTCTAATGCAAAGTAA